One Anolis carolinensis isolate JA03-04 chromosome 4, rAnoCar3.1.pri, whole genome shotgun sequence DNA window includes the following coding sequences:
- the mrgbp gene encoding MRG/MORF4L-binding protein has product MGEAESSAGAAAEGKPPCPAVGPATEEEAAASTTTLTTTAASSASSSMATALPPPLPPLPAPPVVWSPEVEVCLFHAMLGHKPVGVNRHFHMICIRDKFSQNIGRQISSKVIWDHLSTMYDMQALHESEILPFPNSEKNFILPEEIIQEVKEGKVMTEDEIKEEVKEEMESHTGPEEVYASLGNLAKPAEKPSSKEKERSSSESGSKEGGDKRKRNRATEKVLNANSNPSSPSAAKRRRT; this is encoded by the exons ATGGGCGAAGCCGAGAGCTCGGCCGGGGCTGCGGCGGAGGGGAAGCCGCCTTGCCCCGCCGTGGGGCCTGCGACGGAGGAGGAAGCCGCGGCCTCGACCACCACCTTGACGACCACCGCCGCCTCTTCCGCGTCCTCCTCCATGGCGACGGCTCTTCCCCCGCCTCTGCCGCCTCTCCCCGCGCCGCCCGTGGTCTGGAGCCCTGAGGTGGAGGTGTGCCTTTTCCACGCCATGCTGGGCCACAAGCCTGTCg GTGTGAATCGCCATTTTCACATGATCTGTATCCGAGATAAGTTCAGTCAAAATATTGGGAGGCAAATTTCTTCCAAAGTCATTTGGGACCACTTGAGTACCATGTATGACATGCAAGCGCTG CATGAATCTGAGATTCTTCCCTTTCCCAACTCGGAAAAAAACTTTATTCTCCCTGAAGAAATTATTCAAGAGGTAAAAGAAG GAAAAGTCATGACTGAAGATGAGATCAAAGAAGAAGTAAAAGAAGAGATGGAATCACATACAGGTCCTGAAGAAG TCTATGCATCCCTGGGAAACCTAGCAAAACCAGCCGAAAAGCCAAGCagcaaggagaaggagaggagctCCTCCGAATCGGGATCCAAAGAAGGAGGGGATAAAAGGAAGCGGAACAGAGCCACCGAAAAGGTCTTAAATGCAAACAGCAATCCTTCCAGCCCAAGTGCTGCAAAGCGGCGCCGGACATAA